The genomic DNA ACTACTACGTCCTCTACGCGGCGGTGACGTACCTCGTGTTCGTGTTCCTCCAGCCGATCTTCGAGACCGTCGTCCTCGGGTTCGGCGTCCCGGCGTCGCGCGTCGAGTCACTGCTCGGAGTGTTCTACGCCGTGTACAGCCTCGTCGGGGCGGGCGTGAGCTACTGCGCCGGGGCGATCCGCGACCGGATCGGTCTCCGAACCTGGTTCTTGTGGCTCCCGTTCGTCGTCGGCGGGGCGTTGGTGGGAATGTACTTCCTCCCCGTGCTGGCGCTGCCGACGTTCGTGGTGGTGCGTGGCCTCTCGGACGTGACCCGCACGTTCGCCGGGCAGTACGTCAACGATCGGGTCGCGACCCTCGGCCGCGCGACGGTTCTCAGCGGGATGGCGATGGTCAGCGGGCTGGCGGTCGTCCCGTTCCAGCTCGGCAGCGGTGTCCTCTCGGACGCCGTCTCGCCGCTGTTCGCGCTCGCCGTCGCCGGTGGTATTCTGGTCGTCTGTGCGGCCCTGATCCGCCTGTGGGAGCCGCCAGTCGAGCCGGACGTTGATGAGAGCGCCGGTGGCGGGAGCGAGCACGGGGTGTAGTTCTCCGGAGACCGAGGACGACACAGCCACGGGTGACGAGCGAATCATCGGCCACGGGAACCACCGCATTGAAACGCCCGGTGAGCGAACCGCACGACGACGATCACCACCGATGAGTGACCCGAACCAGCGACCGACGCCGGGCCGTCTCCGCGACAGCATCCGAGCGGGGACCCACGACGAGACGGTCGCGTATCTCGACCGGCTCGCGGACGCCGACGCCGACACTCGCAAGCGGATCCTCCGGGCCGTGCGGGAGGTCGCCGACGAGGACCCGACCAGTCTCGACGGACTGGCGGAGCCACTCGCGGCGTTCCTGACCGACGAGGAGCGCGCCGTCCGGTTGACGACCGCGAAGACACTGGTCGCCGTCGCCGAACACGACCCCGACGGCGTGGTCCCGGTCGTCGACACGCTGGCAGCTCGGTTGGCCGACGAGACGGCGTTCTACTACGTCCGGGCGCGGTGTGCGGAGGCGTTGGGGTACGTCGCCGTCGAGCGGCCGGACGCGGTGGCGGACCCGGCGACGCTGGCGGACCTCCGGGTCGGGTTGTCGTTCGACCAGCGTGAGGTGCGCGAGAAACTGGCGAAGGCGCTGGCCCACGTCGCACTCGGGGACCCGAGTCGCCTCCGCCACCAGGTCGCGTCGCTGGCCGACCACCTCGGGGACGACGCCGACCTCGTGCGCTACCACCTCTGTACGGCGCTCGTCGTGATCGGCTGTGAGTACCCCGAACGCCTCGACGAGGCCGAGTCGGCGCTCCGGGACCGACTGGCAGCGGAGGAGCCAGACGAGGACCCGTACGTCCGCGGACGGGCGGCAGAGGCCCTCGGGCTGTTGGCCGGATCGGAGGCGGGACTCACGTCGGTGCCCGACCTCGACGTCGTCCCGAGCGACGACGACCCGCCGTCGTTCCTCACCGACCGCCTCGGCTTCTGTCGGTCGCGACGTCACGGGGCGCCGGCCGGATCGTCGGAGACGGCCGAGGCGAGTGAGTCCTCCGAGCCGTCCGAGTCGTCGACAGCCAGCGTGGGCACGGTCGCCTCCGTCCGCGAGGGCACCGAGGCGGTCGTCGCCGAGATGACCGCCCCAGACGGCGAGGAGTGTCCGAGTTGTGGATTGACGCTGCCCAACGGCGGACCGCCGACGTGTCCGGGGTGTGGCGCTCCACGCTGACTCGCGGCGTGACGCCAGCGACTGCTCCCGGGTCCGGCGTCGTGTGACCGTCCGCCCGGCCGGCCCCCGAGCGTGCGACCGTCGGTTTCTTCCGGCCAATCCGCCGTGTGGTCGGAAGGTACTTGTACGCTTTAGGAACGCCTAAACCGTGTGACAGAGGACACCGGTCGACTGGTGAGGCCGACACGACGGTGCAGTGTGGGGGACGACGGCTGGGTCGTCGTCGAGGAGCACTGCCGGATGTGGGACAGTGTCCGGTGTGAGAGACACGGCGCCGGTACCGTGGGGGTGCTCGGATAGATGGCGACCGAGACGGCGTCCGATCCGGAGCAGCCGAGTCGGCGCGAGCGGTGGCTCGGCTGGATCGACGGCTCGCTGCTCACGCTCGTCGTCGGGAGCCTCCTCGTCACCGTCGGCGGGGGGCTCGTCCAGGTGAGCTTCGGCGCGTTCTCGATGAGTATCCTCGAGGCGTGGCGGGCCGTCTTCGACCCGAACGTGCTGTTGTCCGCGCAGGCGTGGGAGGCGTTCCTGCTCGGCGGCGAACTGCCCGAGATGAACAAACGCAGCCTGATCGTCTGGAACATCCGCCTCCCGCGCGTGCTGGTCGGCGTGTTCGTGGGGACGAACCTCGCCGTCTCCGGCGCGATCTTCCAGGCGGTGACGCGCAACGAACTCGCCAGTCCGTTCGTCCTCGGCGTCTCGTCGGGCGCCGGGCTGGCGATCCTGTTGACGCTCGTCGTCTTCTCGGGGCTGTCGGCGGTCCTGCCGATCGTCGCCGCCGTCGGCGGGGCGGTCGCGTTCCTGATCGTCTACGTCATCGCGTGGAAGAACGGCACCTCGCCGGTTCGATTGGTGCTGGCGGGTGTGATCGTCGGGACCGTCTTCGGGAGTCTCCAGACGGGACTGTTCTTCTTCGCCGACGACATCGGCGTCGTCCAGTCCGCCATCGCCTGGACGACCGGCTCGTTGACCGGGACCGACTGGGAACAAGTCCGGATGGCACTGCCGTGGACCGTCCTGGCGATCGGACTCGCACTTGTCAGCTCCCGCCAGTTGAACGTCCTCTTGCTCGGCGAGGAGACCGCGAGTTCCCTCGGGATGAACGTCGAGCGGGTCCGGTTCGCGCTGTCGGGCGTGGCGGTGTTGGCCGCGGCCGCGAGCATCGCCGTCGCGGGGATCGTCGGCTTCGTCGGACTGATCGTCCCGCACATGGTCCGGACAGTCGTCGGGAGCGACTACAAGAAGCTCGTCGTCGGCTGCGTGTTCGCCGGGCCGGCGCTGATGGTCGCCGCCGACGTCGGGGCCCGCCTCGCGTTCGACCCCGTCCAGATCCCCGTCGGGATCGTCACGGGCCTCGTCGGTGGACCGTACTTCCTCTACCTGATGCGCAAACAGGAACAGATGGGTGAGATCTGATGGCACGACAACGAACCGGCGATCCACGGGAGAACGGGCACAGTTCGGACGGTCCAGACGGACACAGTTCGGGACAGACCGACGACGATCCGCCGAGCGAGCGTCCCGGCGGTCGCCTCGCCGGAGAGGACCTCGTGTTGTCGTACCCGACCGGCGACGGGCCGGTGGTCGACGGGGAGTCGATCACGGCCGAGGCGGGCGCGGTGACGGCACTCGTCGGACCGAACGGCTCCGGGAAGAGTACCCTGCTGAAGGGCCTCGCCGACCAACTGGAACCCGACGCGGGGTCGGTCCTCGTAGACGGGCGCTCGGTCCAGTCGTTCGACGAGAAGGAACTCGCTCGGACGCTGGGGCTGCTCTCACAGGAGAGCACCGCCCCCGACAGCATCACCGTCGAGGATCTCGTCTACCACGGGCGGTATCCACACCGCGGGTTCTTCGAGCACACGACCGCCGAGGACGAGCGAGCCATCGACCGCGCCGTCGAGTTGGCCGGCTGTGGCCACCTCCGCGACCGCGAGGTGGGGAGTCTCAGCGGGGGGCAGAAACAACTCGCCTGGATCGCGATGGTGCTCGCCCAGGACACCGACGTGCTCTTGCTCGACGAGCCGACGACGTTCCTCGACTTACACCACCAACTGGAGGTGATGGAGATCGTCGAGACGCTCCGCGAGGAGAGCGACATCACCGTCGTGGTGGTCCTCCACGACATCCAGCAGGCGGCACGCCTCGCCGACGAGATGGTGGCGTTGCGTGACGGGGAGATCCAGGCGCGTGGCCCGCCGGAGTCCGTCGTCACCGAGTCGCTGCTCGCGGAGGTGTTCGACGTCGAAGCCGAGGTCGAACACACCCCACGCGGCCCCCGGATCGACCCGCTGCGCCCCCGACCCGACGGACGCGAGTGACGGCCGACCCGACGGATCGAAACGGTCTTGTACGTTTTAGGTTCGCCTAAATCGTATGGCAGACGAGCCACGAGACGAGACGACGCGAACACGCAGAGAGTACGTGAAGTACGGCGGCGCAGTCGTCGGTGGTGGGCTCCTCGCCGGCTGTGCGGGGCAGTCGGAGTCCGGCGCGGGTGAGACGACGACGGAGACGGCCACCGCGACCGAAACGCCGACACCGACAGAGACGGAGGGAGAGACCGAGACCCCCACGGCGACCGACGAGAGTTGGTCGGTAGAGTTGTCGCCGGTCGGCAGCGTCGAGTTCGACGCCGTCCCGGAGGAGGCGGTCGTCTACTCCAACCACGACGCGGACATCCTCGTGTCACTCGGACAGGCGGACGCGATCCAGTCGCTCGGGTTCCCGGAGAACTACAGCGCCACTTACTACGACGAACTGCCGGGGGTCTCGCTGGACACCGACGACCTGACGCAGATCTACGACGACGGGGTCGACAAGGAGATCTTCTACGAACTCGAAGCCGACGTTCACCACATCGACCCGGTCTGGTTCTCCAGTTGGTCGTCGTTCGACGAGGCGGACGTCGAGGAGTTGTCGTCGAACGTCGCCCCGTTCTTCGCCAACTACCACAGTCGGACGAACGTCGCCCCCGAATCCGCCTCGAACTACCAGTTCTACTCCATCTGGGAACTCGTCGACAAGTACGCCCGTGTCTACCAGGTGCCGGAGCGTGGTGAGCGGCTGAAGGCGATCCGCGACGGAATGCTGGAGGACATCCAGGCGGAACTGCCGCCGGAGTCGGAGCGCCCGGAGGTGGGTGTCGTCTGGTACGACCGCGAGAAGGAGTCGTTCTGGGTGTACCACCTGAACGCGCCCGGGTTCCAGAACGCCCACACGCGGCCGCTGGGTGCGAACGACGCGCTCGCGGAGCTCCCGAGCGGCCCGCGCAGCGGGTGGTCCGACAGCGCACTGATCGGGATGGAGGCGATGCTGGAGGTGGACCCGGACGTGTTGGTCCACTTCTCCGACTGGCAGAACCCCGACGAGGCGACGGAGGCGTTCTTCGCGCTGGAGGACCACCCGGTCGGGAGCCAGTTGACGGCGGTACAGAACGACCGGCTCTACGCCGGCGGCGACGCCTTCCAGGGGCCGATCATCAACATCTTCCAGACGGAACTCACGGCCAAGCAGTTCTACCCGGACCT from Halobaculum sp. MBLA0147 includes the following:
- a CDS encoding FecCD family ABC transporter permease, yielding MATETASDPEQPSRRERWLGWIDGSLLTLVVGSLLVTVGGGLVQVSFGAFSMSILEAWRAVFDPNVLLSAQAWEAFLLGGELPEMNKRSLIVWNIRLPRVLVGVFVGTNLAVSGAIFQAVTRNELASPFVLGVSSGAGLAILLTLVVFSGLSAVLPIVAAVGGAVAFLIVYVIAWKNGTSPVRLVLAGVIVGTVFGSLQTGLFFFADDIGVVQSAIAWTTGSLTGTDWEQVRMALPWTVLAIGLALVSSRQLNVLLLGEETASSLGMNVERVRFALSGVAVLAAAASIAVAGIVGFVGLIVPHMVRTVVGSDYKKLVVGCVFAGPALMVAADVGARLAFDPVQIPVGIVTGLVGGPYFLYLMRKQEQMGEI
- a CDS encoding ABC transporter substrate-binding protein, with product MADEPRDETTRTRREYVKYGGAVVGGGLLAGCAGQSESGAGETTTETATATETPTPTETEGETETPTATDESWSVELSPVGSVEFDAVPEEAVVYSNHDADILVSLGQADAIQSLGFPENYSATYYDELPGVSLDTDDLTQIYDDGVDKEIFYELEADVHHIDPVWFSSWSSFDEADVEELSSNVAPFFANYHSRTNVAPESASNYQFYSIWELVDKYARVYQVPERGERLKAIRDGMLEDIQAELPPESERPEVGVVWYDREKESFWVYHLNAPGFQNAHTRPLGANDALAELPSGPRSGWSDSALIGMEAMLEVDPDVLVHFSDWQNPDEATEAFFALEDHPVGSQLTAVQNDRLYAGGDAFQGPIINIFQTELTAKQFYPDLFGQPPEPGNTGDLGELFDPQAVADVITGDD
- a CDS encoding ABC transporter ATP-binding protein gives rise to the protein MARQRTGDPRENGHSSDGPDGHSSGQTDDDPPSERPGGRLAGEDLVLSYPTGDGPVVDGESITAEAGAVTALVGPNGSGKSTLLKGLADQLEPDAGSVLVDGRSVQSFDEKELARTLGLLSQESTAPDSITVEDLVYHGRYPHRGFFEHTTAEDERAIDRAVELAGCGHLRDREVGSLSGGQKQLAWIAMVLAQDTDVLLLDEPTTFLDLHHQLEVMEIVETLREESDITVVVVLHDIQQAARLADEMVALRDGEIQARGPPESVVTESLLAEVFDVEAEVEHTPRGPRIDPLRPRPDGRE
- a CDS encoding MFS transporter produces the protein MYLFFISRGLGFTEIAILEATYNLTTVLGEIPTGYVGDRVGRRNSLLIGTVLVSVTLVGIGLAGSFASLVVLYVCWSTGYNFRSGSEDAWLYDTLTDDDSDDEFARVRGRGESVSLAVGAGAAITGGYLGSLDLSYPWFVAAAVTAVGAVVLVTVDEPASYEDAETTALTFPRALSIVRETVSGRTLRAFVLYYYVLYAAVTYLVFVFLQPIFETVVLGFGVPASRVESLLGVFYAVYSLVGAGVSYCAGAIRDRIGLRTWFLWLPFVVGGALVGMYFLPVLALPTFVVVRGLSDVTRTFAGQYVNDRVATLGRATVLSGMAMVSGLAVVPFQLGSGVLSDAVSPLFALAVAGGILVVCAALIRLWEPPVEPDVDESAGGGSEHGV